The following coding sequences are from one Shewanella violacea DSS12 window:
- a CDS encoding MBL fold metallo-hydrolase, with protein MKYQIIPVTPFQQNCSLIWCDETKAAAVVDPGGDMDRILAEVDKLGVKLEKILLTHGHIDHVGAAKELADHAGIPIIGPHKADSFWLDNLPEQSKHFGFAHSEPFAPTQYLASGDTVTLGSLTLEVLHCPGHTPGHIVFFSATSRTVWVGDVLFHGSIGRTDFPQSNHQDLIDSITKNLWPLGRDVEFVPGHGPISTLGTERDQNPFVADQLFS; from the coding sequence ATGAAGTACCAGATTATTCCAGTCACACCCTTTCAGCAAAATTGCAGCCTAATCTGGTGTGACGAAACCAAGGCGGCCGCCGTTGTGGATCCAGGCGGTGATATGGACCGAATCTTGGCTGAGGTCGATAAGCTTGGCGTTAAGCTGGAAAAGATATTATTGACTCATGGTCATATCGATCATGTAGGTGCTGCTAAGGAATTAGCTGATCATGCAGGTATTCCGATCATAGGTCCTCACAAGGCTGATAGTTTCTGGTTAGATAATTTACCAGAGCAGAGCAAGCATTTTGGCTTCGCACATAGTGAACCATTTGCACCGACGCAATATCTTGCAAGCGGTGATACCGTGACTTTAGGTTCCTTGACCTTAGAGGTACTGCATTGTCCGGGGCATACTCCTGGACACATAGTCTTCTTCTCTGCGACTAGCCGTACTGTCTGGGTGGGCGATGTGCTGTTTCATGGCTCAATCGGTCGCACCGACTTTCCTCAATCAAATCATCAAGACTTGATAGACTCAATTACCAAAAACCTTTGGCCTTTAGGCCGTGATGTGGAGTTTGTCCCAGGCCACGGTCCTATTTCGACCTTAGGTACCGAGAGAGACCAAAACCCTTTCGTGGCAGATCAGCTATTTAGCTAA